In a single window of the Streptomyces sp. 846.5 genome:
- a CDS encoding LysR family transcriptional regulator, with protein MAPDTVSLRYFLVLAQELNFTRAAARIGIAQPALSARMRRLEAELGTALLVRNTRNVVLTTAGAALLESAPPALAALDRAWDTARSAAAGELGTLRIGYSLSAGAETAPALVDRLMRGNSGLEVGAVPMATPEISPAVADGRIDAGITRGEQPGRGVRRFLLRRARIGVQLAQHHPLAEHPEIEIADAAAYPLRLPDRAANPVIHDQLSAVFRDTRPHPRFHTPAVSFDMSQRDLRDGVTLAPAGEVAAAAQPAGLTWRPLRGAPSLTFHLVLPREQSPLHRRIRAVAKTLAHELRWLPD; from the coding sequence GTGGCGCCGGATACGGTGAGCCTGCGGTACTTCCTGGTGCTGGCGCAGGAGTTGAACTTCACCCGCGCGGCCGCGCGGATCGGTATCGCACAGCCCGCACTCAGTGCCCGGATGCGCCGATTGGAGGCGGAACTCGGTACGGCCCTGCTGGTCCGCAACACGCGTAACGTCGTATTGACCACGGCCGGTGCGGCTTTGCTGGAGTCCGCGCCGCCCGCGCTGGCGGCGCTGGACCGGGCGTGGGACACCGCCCGGAGCGCGGCGGCCGGTGAACTGGGCACGCTGCGCATCGGATACAGCCTCAGCGCCGGGGCAGAGACAGCACCGGCCCTGGTGGACAGGCTGATGCGTGGCAACAGCGGGCTCGAGGTCGGCGCGGTCCCGATGGCGACACCGGAGATCTCCCCCGCGGTCGCCGACGGCCGCATCGATGCCGGGATCACCCGCGGTGAACAACCGGGCCGTGGTGTGCGCCGGTTCCTGCTGAGGCGTGCCCGCATCGGGGTCCAGCTGGCGCAGCACCATCCGCTGGCCGAACACCCGGAGATCGAGATCGCCGACGCGGCCGCGTATCCGCTGCGACTCCCGGACCGCGCGGCCAACCCCGTGATCCACGATCAGCTGTCCGCAGTGTTCCGAGACACCCGACCACACCCCCGATTCCACACGCCCGCAGTCTCTTTCGACATGTCTCAGCGCGACCTGCGCGACGGGGTCACCCTCGCCCCGGCCGGAGAAGTCGCGGCCGCGGCACAACCGGCCGGTCTCACCTGGCGACCGCTGCGGGGCGCGCCCAGCCTGACGTTCCACCTGGTCCTCCCACGCGAGCAGTCGCCACTACACCGCCGCATCCGTGCCGTCGCCAAAACCCTGGCGCACGAGCTGCGCTGGCTGCCGGACTGA
- a CDS encoding DUF1330 domain-containing protein has product MAKGYWVSVYPAISDPERLTAYDQLARPAVHAGGGRTLSRGGRVVAHEAGITQRVVLIEFDSFEQAVAAYESEAYQKAMVALPDGVERDFRIIEGID; this is encoded by the coding sequence ATGGCCAAGGGCTACTGGGTCAGTGTCTACCCCGCCATTTCCGACCCTGAGAGGCTGACTGCCTACGACCAGCTGGCCCGTCCGGCTGTCCATGCTGGGGGCGGGCGCACCCTGTCCCGTGGCGGTCGAGTCGTCGCGCACGAGGCCGGAATCACGCAACGCGTCGTTCTGATCGAGTTCGACAGCTTTGAACAGGCCGTCGCGGCATACGAGAGCGAGGCCTACCAGAAGGCGATGGTGGCCCTCCCCGACGGCGTCGAGCGCGACTTCCGCATCATCGAAGGCATCGACTGA
- a CDS encoding alginate lyase family protein, translated as MSQNTSGHTLGRRRLLQLAGGVTAGAGAMALTGGTLVLGAGAAQAADGAFVHPGMLHTQADFDRMAVKVRAASSPWKPGFDKLAANAHAQSSWKANPQATVYRGTGTPENYATLYEDIHAAYQNALRWKITGDTAHADTARDILNAWSGKLTKVTGTADAFIAAGIYGYQFANAAEVMRGYPGFDLDRFKSMMLTVFYPLNTAFLTKHNNAFITNYWGSWDLLSVASVLAIGILCDDRAKVDEAVTYFKSGAGNGSIKHLIPVVHPGGLGQWIEVGRDQGHSLLGVGLAGDICEMAWNQGIDLYGYDDSLFLKGAEYMAKWNLGQDVPYTSYTWKYGAPGVWSGQQTLTAASTDSRGQARPVWEMLYNHYVNRRGLAAPYVSAIAAKGRPEGGGGDYGSGGGYDSLGFGTLSYTRERVAVVASGGSTGTGPATSAPAAASASATAASSEATATAPAVVPSASGAPSVPATGRALASTGTADSIGYAAGAGVIAVAVGGVLALRGRRSRNSHRA; from the coding sequence ATGAGTCAGAACACGAGCGGGCACACCCTCGGACGGCGACGCCTGCTGCAACTGGCCGGCGGCGTGACGGCCGGAGCCGGGGCCATGGCGCTGACCGGCGGGACCCTCGTCCTGGGGGCGGGCGCCGCGCAGGCGGCCGACGGGGCGTTCGTCCACCCCGGGATGCTGCACACGCAGGCCGACTTCGACCGGATGGCCGTGAAGGTGCGGGCCGCTTCGAGTCCCTGGAAGCCGGGATTCGACAAGCTGGCGGCCAACGCGCATGCGCAGAGCAGTTGGAAGGCCAATCCGCAGGCGACGGTCTACCGGGGCACGGGGACCCCGGAGAACTACGCCACGCTCTACGAGGACATCCACGCGGCCTACCAGAACGCACTGCGCTGGAAGATCACCGGTGACACCGCCCACGCGGACACCGCCCGCGACATCCTCAACGCCTGGTCCGGCAAGCTGACCAAGGTCACCGGCACCGCCGACGCGTTCATAGCCGCGGGCATCTACGGTTACCAGTTCGCGAACGCCGCCGAGGTCATGCGCGGCTACCCGGGCTTCGACCTTGACCGGTTCAAGTCGATGATGCTGACGGTCTTCTACCCGTTGAACACGGCGTTCCTGACCAAGCACAACAATGCCTTCATCACCAACTACTGGGGCAGCTGGGACCTGTTGAGCGTGGCCTCGGTGCTGGCCATCGGGATCCTCTGCGACGACCGGGCCAAGGTGGACGAGGCTGTCACCTACTTCAAGAGCGGTGCGGGCAACGGCTCCATCAAGCACCTCATCCCCGTCGTCCACCCCGGCGGTCTCGGACAGTGGATCGAGGTCGGCCGGGACCAGGGGCACAGCCTGCTCGGCGTCGGCCTGGCCGGCGACATCTGCGAGATGGCCTGGAACCAGGGCATCGACCTGTACGGGTACGACGACAGCCTCTTCCTCAAGGGCGCCGAGTACATGGCCAAGTGGAACCTGGGGCAGGACGTTCCCTACACCTCGTACACCTGGAAGTACGGTGCTCCCGGGGTGTGGTCCGGGCAGCAGACCCTCACCGCGGCCTCCACCGACAGCCGGGGGCAGGCGCGTCCGGTCTGGGAGATGCTCTACAACCACTATGTGAACCGGCGCGGGCTCGCCGCCCCCTACGTGAGCGCCATCGCCGCCAAGGGGCGCCCCGAGGGCGGCGGCGGGGACTACGGCTCCGGCGGCGGCTACGACTCGCTCGGTTTCGGGACCCTGAGCTACACCAGGGAACGGGTCGCCGTCGTGGCGTCGGGGGGCAGCACGGGCACCGGGCCGGCCACGTCGGCGCCTGCGGCCGCCTCGGCGTCGGCCACCGCCGCTTCGTCCGAGGCGACGGCCACCGCCCCGGCGGTGGTACCGAGTGCGTCCGGGGCCCCGTCGGTCCCGGCCACCGGGCGGGCCCTGGCCAGCACGGGCACGGCTGACAGCATCGGCTACGCCGCGGGGGCGGGCGTCATCGCCGTCGCGGTAGGCGGCGTGCTCGCCCTGCGGGGCCGCCGGAGCCGCAACTCCCACCGGGCCTGA
- a CDS encoding ATP-binding protein, with amino-acid sequence MGYIPFDQDAANLFFQLIASRYEQGSVMVTSNLPFGRWGETFSDDVVAAAMIDRLVHHAEVLTLTGDSYRTRARRELLAKDRAHHD; translated from the coding sequence GTGGGCTACATCCCGTTCGACCAGGACGCAGCGAACCTGTTCTTCCAGCTCATCGCGTCGCGCTACGAGCAGGGCTCCGTCATGGTCACCTCGAACCTGCCCTTCGGGCGCTGGGGAGAGACCTTCTCCGACGACGTGGTCGCCGCCGCGATGATCGACCGCCTGGTCCACCACGCCGAGGTCCTCACCCTCACCGGCGACTCCTACCGAACCCGGGCCCGGCGCGAACTCCTCGCCAAGGACCGCGCACACCATGACTGA
- a CDS encoding sigma-70 family RNA polymerase sigma factor → MDVATGADTAIVSAARAGDRAALDALLTEYLPLVYNIVGRALNDQDDVDDVVQDTMVRVVDHLAELRDPGAFRAWLVAIAVRQVRDRRRLRDGGAVSPLSEAADEARELADPGADFVDLTILRLELSDQRRETALATRWLDGQDRELLALWWLECAGQLSRSELSEALGMSPGHAAVRVQRMKAQLDVARVVVRALDAQPPCADFAVVAAAWDGRPSSVWRKRFARHTRECIGCGEQWRGLAPADGLLAGTVLVPLAPGGLTPVPHPLNATTGRRAARGGRSGAHAGRTAALHLSAKGVAAATALLVTAGAGTVYAVAGHDAPTRPVAAPTRAPQTPVRAASHSPSPSPSPSPSRTRTTPSPSSSPSPTRTVAAFVYGQTVDRTDSAPPAGRFPAALPVRPAGTVSVTGNYTAPFKGALGGDYLMLFNTQKITISGRGYFSVRWEVAWFNRSAAQLVMPTWTGLEGRLFHVASGGGYRMTDSRPDGPTRAYTWMGNPKAGYDTLPAGAQQMWEVEYYYLDGSVTLHQNEGTADYNLGITPVTRATIVDDITTRPGANEWVLRYGLVRDTGTDAAPVPQYLTRAAPTDQTTVPQRSSVRTG, encoded by the coding sequence ATGGACGTCGCAACGGGAGCCGATACCGCGATCGTGTCGGCGGCACGGGCCGGGGACCGCGCCGCGCTGGACGCGCTGCTGACGGAGTATCTGCCCCTGGTCTACAACATCGTCGGTCGGGCCCTGAACGACCAGGACGACGTCGACGACGTGGTGCAGGACACCATGGTCCGGGTGGTGGACCATCTGGCCGAGCTGCGCGATCCGGGAGCGTTCCGGGCGTGGCTGGTGGCGATCGCGGTGCGGCAGGTGCGCGACCGGCGCCGGCTCAGGGACGGCGGCGCCGTGTCGCCGTTGAGCGAGGCCGCGGACGAGGCCCGGGAGCTCGCCGATCCGGGCGCGGACTTCGTGGATCTGACGATCCTTCGGCTGGAGCTGTCCGACCAGCGGCGGGAGACCGCGCTGGCGACCCGGTGGCTGGACGGGCAGGACCGGGAACTGCTCGCCTTGTGGTGGCTGGAGTGCGCGGGACAGCTGTCGCGGTCGGAGCTCTCCGAGGCACTGGGCATGTCCCCGGGGCACGCCGCCGTGCGGGTGCAGCGGATGAAGGCGCAGCTGGACGTGGCCCGGGTGGTGGTGCGGGCACTCGACGCCCAGCCCCCCTGCGCGGACTTCGCGGTGGTGGCGGCGGCGTGGGACGGCCGACCGTCGTCGGTGTGGCGCAAGCGCTTCGCGCGCCACACCCGTGAGTGCATCGGCTGCGGTGAGCAGTGGCGCGGGCTGGCGCCCGCGGACGGGCTGCTGGCCGGCACCGTGCTGGTACCGCTGGCCCCGGGCGGCCTGACCCCTGTGCCGCACCCGCTGAACGCGACCACGGGTCGCCGTGCTGCCCGGGGCGGTCGGAGCGGCGCCCATGCCGGGCGGACCGCTGCGCTGCACCTGTCGGCCAAGGGCGTGGCGGCCGCCACCGCGCTGCTGGTCACCGCAGGAGCCGGCACCGTCTACGCGGTGGCGGGCCATGACGCCCCGACCCGCCCGGTCGCCGCCCCCACCCGAGCGCCACAGACCCCGGTGCGCGCCGCCAGCCACTCCCCGAGCCCGAGCCCGAGCCCGAGCCCGAGTAGGACTCGGACCACACCGTCCCCGTCCTCCTCCCCTTCACCGACCCGCACCGTGGCCGCCTTCGTTTACGGCCAGACGGTGGACCGGACCGACAGCGCACCGCCCGCCGGCCGCTTTCCGGCCGCTCTCCCGGTCCGACCCGCCGGAACCGTCAGCGTCACCGGCAACTACACCGCCCCGTTCAAGGGCGCCCTCGGCGGGGACTACCTGATGCTGTTCAACACCCAGAAGATCACCATCTCCGGCCGCGGCTACTTCTCGGTGCGCTGGGAGGTCGCCTGGTTCAACCGCAGCGCGGCCCAGCTGGTCATGCCCACCTGGACCGGCCTGGAGGGCAGGCTCTTCCACGTCGCCTCGGGCGGCGGCTACCGGATGACCGACTCGCGACCCGACGGCCCGACCAGGGCGTACACCTGGATGGGCAACCCCAAGGCCGGCTACGACACCCTGCCGGCCGGGGCCCAGCAGATGTGGGAGGTGGAGTACTACTACCTCGACGGCAGTGTGACCCTGCACCAGAACGAGGGCACGGCCGACTACAACCTGGGCATCACCCCGGTCACCCGCGCCACCATCGTCGACGACATCACGACCAGGCCCGGCGCGAACGAATGGGTGCTCCGCTACGGCCTGGTCCGCGACACCGGCACCGACGCGGCCCCCGTCCCGCAGTACCTCACCCGCGCCGCCCCCACCGACCAGACCACCGTCCCGCAGCGGTCCTCCGTCCGCACCGGCTGA
- a CDS encoding chaperone modulator CbpM — translation MRAERRSPAEGFGQAGARPAYPLVRVYRTSPSPYQLPMADVTSRSGLPPELVSRFVALGLVDAERDARGRLWFRDGAPSAIARVQRLRAGLNLNYAAIGVVLDLLDRIERLETALRRSERTAKEPTTWT, via the coding sequence ATGAGAGCCGAACGCCGTTCTCCCGCCGAAGGCTTCGGACAGGCCGGCGCCAGACCTGCCTATCCCCTGGTGCGGGTGTACCGGACCAGCCCCAGCCCCTATCAGCTCCCCATGGCCGACGTGACCTCCCGCAGCGGACTGCCGCCCGAACTCGTCAGCCGCTTCGTCGCCCTCGGGCTGGTGGACGCCGAGCGTGACGCCCGCGGCCGGTTGTGGTTCCGGGACGGCGCACCGTCGGCCATCGCCCGGGTGCAGCGGCTGCGGGCCGGACTGAACCTCAACTACGCGGCCATCGGCGTCGTCCTGGACCTGCTCGACCGCATCGAACGTCTGGAGACCGCACTGCGGCGCAGCGAACGAACCGCCAAGGAGCCGACGACATGGACATGA